Within Psychrobacter sp. AH5, the genomic segment TGCTTAAAGGTATTGATTTGACTATTGAAAAAGGCAAAGTGGTCGTGATACTAGGGCCCTCAGGATCTGGCAAAACCACCTTTTTGCGCTGTATTAATGCGCTGGAGATACCCGATCAAGGGGTGATCGCTTTTGATGATGGTAGTCTAAGCGTAGATTTTAGCGCTAGGCCTAATAAAAAAAAGCTACTGGCTCTGCAGCGCAAATCGGGCATGGTGTTTCAGTCCTATAATCTGTTTCCGCATAAGACCGCGCTACAAAATTTGATGCTAGGGCCAACGGTGGTGCAGGGGACTTCTAAGGCCGACGCGCAAACCCAAGCCTTAGCGCTACTCAAAAAGGTAGGTCTTGCGGACAAAGCTGATCTATATCCATTTCAGCTCTCAGGCGGTCAGCAGCAGCGTGTGGGTATCGCTCGCGCCTTAGCCATTGAGCCGTCCTTATTACTATTTGATGAGCCAACCTCCGCGCTTGATCCAGAGCTAGTACAGGACGTGCTTGAGACGATGAAGCAGCTGGCAAGTGAGGGCTGGACCATGGTGGTTGTCACTCACGAGATTAGGTTTGCTCGTGATGTCGCCGATCATGTGGTGTTAATCGAGGATGGTTATGTGGTAGAAGAGGGTAGTGCTGAGCAGATGTTTGAGCTATCGACTCATCCGCGTACGCAAGCTTTCTTGCAGCGTATCGAAAGCTAATCTGTAGTAAGTGTTCATTTTCTAAGCCTATAAAGCTAAAAAAACCAGCTAAACAAAATTAGCTGGCTTTAATTATAATAAGCTTTAACGACTACGGCTTATGTTTTGATGACTATCTTTTAGTTATTACTATCTTGCTGGACGAATAAACGGCATATGACGATTGACGTCTTTATATAGCAGGTATCTAAACGGACCCGGTCCGCCAGCGTAGCAAGACTGCGGGCAGAACGCGCGTAGCCACATAAAGTCGCCTGCTTCCACCTCAACCCACTCAGCATTTAGATGATAGACCGCTTTACCCTCTAATACATATAGACCATGTTCCATAACATGCGTTTCATCAAACGGAATCACGCCGCCTGGCTGAAAAGTCACAATGTTGACATGCATGTCGTGACTCATATCAGATTGTTCGGTAAATCTAGTGGTTTTCCAAACGCCGTTAGTGCCTGGCATCTCAATAGCTTCTACCTCATGATCGCTAGTGACAAAGGCTTCAGGCGCATCAATACCGTCAACATATTGATAGGCTTTACGGATCCAATGGAATTTAACGTGCTTGTCACTATTATTTTTTATGGTCCATTTGCAGCCAGGCGGTAAGAAGGCATAGCCACCCGCTTCAAGATGATGTGCTGCGCCTTCGATAGTGATATCCATCTCACCTTCAACGACAAACAATACCGCTTCAGCTTTTGCATCTAGCTCAGGTTTGTCCGAGCCGCCGTTAGGCTCAACCTCAACGATATACTGTGAGAAAGTTTCAGAAAAACCAGTTAAAGGACGAGCAATTACCCACATGCGCATGCCTGTCCAAAAAGGTAGGTAGCTGATAACAATGTCGGTTAGTACACGTTTTGGGATAATCGCATAGGCTTCGGTGAAGATAGCGCGATCAGATAAGAGCTGGGTTTGTGGAGGCAAGCCGCCAGTTGGTGCGTAATAGGTGCTTTTCGTTGACATTATTCATATTCCTTAGTGGTTTTATGTCGCCATAAATTTATGTCTGAACTTTAGCAGTAAGAAACCCTGCTCCTAAAGTTATTAATCATCTGACTATAGCGACTAAGCCTGAGATTTAGACTGTTCAGTAGCTACATCGATACAAACTTCCCAATCATCAATCTCAAACTCATAGCAATTATTGCCAGGTCCATTAATGCGATCAACTACCAAAAAGTCACAGTCAGCATTTAAAGCTAGCAGTGGGTGATGCCAAACATTGGCGTCGTATTGCACGCCTTGATGCGACTTGGCATAAAAGACTTCTAAATCATCAGCTGATTTTGGTGCGTCGCCTGCTTTGGCAACCACGACCAAATAGTCTGTGCCATTCATAGAAAAGAAGGCCTGAGTACCAAACGGATGGTATTCCATAACCGATAGAGTGATAGGGCAATCGCGTCTTTTGGTACGAAAAATACTAAAGCCAACTTCACCGCCGTCAAGCTCAACTTTTGAGATAGCATTATGACGACAAGCATAGCCGCGGTTAATGTCCCAGCTGTTCTCAGGGCATTTTTCTTGCTCATCATAAGGCTCAATCACTGAGCCATAAGGCGCAAATGCAGCTTTAGTTAGAGGCTTAGCAATGATTGTGGTAGTCATAAGTTCACCTGTAGTTTAGTTAGCAACATTATTTAGTAATGTTATCTAGTTAATGGTTTTAGCAAGGTATTTAGTCGTGGTGTATCAATGATCAGGAGCGAAATTCAAGCTATTATCTTTAGCTTATCTGGTCGCGGTTTATCTCTAATTTATACTATAAATCAAGACAGTACTAGCATTGGCTTGTTTGAGCTCAGCAAAGAGCGAATAGCCAACTAAATAGTAAAGCGATAAAACATGAGAGCAGAGATAATCCTAAAAGCTGGGTTAGAGCTTGGCTAACCCAGCCGCTTGCATTACATCCAGTTGGCTGTGTTGTCAGCCGTGGCTGGATGATTGTCATACCAATGCTTAGCAATGGCATCACGGCGGCAAACCCAAACATCAGGCTTACTAGTAATGTATTTCAAAAACTGCTTTAGCGCAGTAATACGCCCCGCGCGGCCAATAATCCGGCAATGCAAACCGATCGTTAGCATTTTAGGTTGGTTTTTACCGTCTTTAGCGCCTTCTTCATAAAGGGTGTCAAAGCTGTCTTTTAGATACTGATAAAAAGGCTCAGCATTGGTAAAGCCAGGACTTGAAGCAAAGCGCATATCATTAGTCTCAAGGGTGTAGGGGATAACTAGATGCGGTTTACGAGTAATTTTATCGCCGTCTTCTACCTTGACATCGAGCCAGTATGGAAGCTCATCAGCATAAGAGTCGGAGTCATAAATATAACCCCCTTGCTCAGCGACTAACTCACGAGTATTTGGGCTGTCGCGGCCGGTGTACCAGCCTAAAGGCTGTTTGCCAAGCATCCGCTCAAAAATCTCAGTAGCTTTACGGACGTGCTCGCGCTCGGTCTCGCGGTACATATACTGATAAGTGATCCAGCGTAGTCCGTGGCTTGCGACTTCGTGACCGTCCTCTAATACGCGCTCAATAATATGTGGGGTTTTTTCAGCCGCTGCGGCACAAGTAAAAGTAGTGATAGGCAGACCGTACTCTTTAAACAAGTCGAGCACACGCCAAACGCCAACGCGGCTCCCGTATTCAAAAGCGGACTCGATAGATTGATGGCGATTATTAAATTCAGGCGTGCCTAATACGTCGGACAAAAACCGCTCTGATTGACCATCACCATGAATCACGCTGTTTTCTGCGCCTTCCTCGATATTTAGTACGAATTGAACAGCAATTCTAGCGCCCCCTGGCCAATTGGCGTTTGGTGGATTATCGCCATAGCCTTTTAGATCGCGAGGGTAGGCGGCTTGATCGAAGTCACTGGTGATTTTTTTGGTCATCGTAAATATTTCCTTATAAGAACCGGACATTAATATTACCCAAGACTAACCTATCAAATATGAAAGTATTATGACTGGTTATAGGTAACTAATTAAGTATATGATAAATTAATATTTTTGAAAATTGCTCGACATTGTGCTGCTCATAAGCGGTTATAACCACTTAATATAAATAGAATTTGCAAATAAGAGGCGGCGGAGATTTGGCCGGATAATCTTTAGATATTGCTAGATTAGGTTTTAAATGGGATTGTTGCTTTTACTGTAAGTCTATCTGACCATTTGGTCAAGTTAATTCTTAGATTATCTTATCAATCTATGAGAGCGAGGGTATAAGCATTATATCCTCGCTCCTATCCTACAAATTAGCTATTAAAGCCCTGAAGCATAAGCCACAAGCTGAGCACGCTCTTCATCAGTAAGGCCGGTGATGTTGCCTAGTGGCATATAACTACTTTGTACTGCGGTAATTATTTTAGCTTTATGAGTCTTCATGTCCTCAGGGGTAACAATGATAATTCCCGCTGGCGGCGCATTAAAGCCGGCTTGAGTAGGCTGCGCCATGTGGCAAACGCTGCATTTTGCTTGTACCACACCCATGATTGCATCGTCAGCGGACGAGGCGACTGCTACTGCTTCAGCCGTGCCTTCGGTAGCTGGTACTGCCGCAGCAGTGGCACCATCGGCAGGTGGCGTTGTTTCAGGAGCGGCCTCTA encodes:
- a CDS encoding amino acid ABC transporter ATP-binding protein; amino-acid sequence: MIQITNIHKAFGTNQVLKGIDLTIEKGKVVVILGPSGSGKTTFLRCINALEIPDQGVIAFDDGSLSVDFSARPNKKKLLALQRKSGMVFQSYNLFPHKTALQNLMLGPTVVQGTSKADAQTQALALLKKVGLADKADLYPFQLSGGQQQRVGIARALAIEPSLLLFDEPTSALDPELVQDVLETMKQLASEGWTMVVVTHEIRFARDVADHVVLIEDGYVVEEGSAEQMFELSTHPRTQAFLQRIES
- a CDS encoding bifunctional allantoicase/(S)-ureidoglycine aminohydrolase; amino-acid sequence: MSTKSTYYAPTGGLPPQTQLLSDRAIFTEAYAIIPKRVLTDIVISYLPFWTGMRMWVIARPLTGFSETFSQYIVEVEPNGGSDKPELDAKAEAVLFVVEGEMDITIEGAAHHLEAGGYAFLPPGCKWTIKNNSDKHVKFHWIRKAYQYVDGIDAPEAFVTSDHEVEAIEMPGTNGVWKTTRFTEQSDMSHDMHVNIVTFQPGGVIPFDETHVMEHGLYVLEGKAVYHLNAEWVEVEAGDFMWLRAFCPQSCYAGGPGPFRYLLYKDVNRHMPFIRPAR
- a CDS encoding ureidoglycolate lyase, coding for MTTTIIAKPLTKAAFAPYGSVIEPYDEQEKCPENSWDINRGYACRHNAISKVELDGGEVGFSIFRTKRRDCPITLSVMEYHPFGTQAFFSMNGTDYLVVVAKAGDAPKSADDLEVFYAKSHQGVQYDANVWHHPLLALNADCDFLVVDRINGPGNNCYEFEIDDWEVCIDVATEQSKSQA
- the puuE gene encoding allantoinase PuuE, which gives rise to MTKKITSDFDQAAYPRDLKGYGDNPPNANWPGGARIAVQFVLNIEEGAENSVIHGDGQSERFLSDVLGTPEFNNRHQSIESAFEYGSRVGVWRVLDLFKEYGLPITTFTCAAAAEKTPHIIERVLEDGHEVASHGLRWITYQYMYRETEREHVRKATEIFERMLGKQPLGWYTGRDSPNTRELVAEQGGYIYDSDSYADELPYWLDVKVEDGDKITRKPHLVIPYTLETNDMRFASSPGFTNAEPFYQYLKDSFDTLYEEGAKDGKNQPKMLTIGLHCRIIGRAGRITALKQFLKYITSKPDVWVCRRDAIAKHWYDNHPATADNTANWM